The Pseudomonadota bacterium region CAGGAAATGTTGGCCTTGAGGAAAGTGAATCCTAAAGTCGGCGCTGTAGCCAGCTTTGTCGGTGTTGTTCGTGATTTAAATGATTGGGAAGATGTTTCTACGCTTGAACTAGAGCATTATCCAGGTATGACGGAGCGGTCACTTGAGCTTATTGTCAATGAGGCGAAAGCTCGTTGGGATATTTATGATGCATTGATTATTCATCGAGTAGGTAAGCTTCAGCCGTTAGATCAGATTGTGCTAGTCATTGTGACGAGTGCGCATCGTGGCGAGTCATTTAAGGCTTGTGAGTTTTTAATGGATTATCTAAAAACTCGAG contains the following coding sequences:
- the moaE gene encoding molybdopterin synthase catalytic subunit MoaE, yielding MSVRVQTEDFDVSQEMLALRKVNPKVGAVASFVGVVRDLNDWEDVSTLELEHYPGMTERSLELIVNEAKARWDIYDALIIHRVGKLQPLDQIVLVIVTSAHRGESFKACEFLMDYLKTRAPFWKKEQTSSGERWVETRPSDTEAAERWARAQNK